A region from the uncultured Bacteroides sp. genome encodes:
- a CDS encoding HAD hydrolase-like protein — MKYTIAIPAYKASFLAICIQSILNQTFFDADFYRKPNIGMALQAKKDFPDLEWNKCLMIGDSETDMRFAMQCKMKGVKI; from the coding sequence ATGAAATATACAATAGCAATACCAGCATATAAAGCGAGTTTCTTAGCGATTTGTATTCAAAGCATCCTTAATCAAACTTTTTTCGATGCTGATTTTTATAGAAAGCCTAATATTGGAATGGCATTACAGGCTAAAAAAGATTTTCCAGACCTTGAGTGGAATAAATGTTTAATGATTGGCGATAGTGAAACTGATATGAGATTTGCTATGCAATGTAAGATGAAAGGTGTAAAGATATGA
- a CDS encoding O-antigen ligase family protein, whose protein sequence is MAWIFWGQSIVLGYRVTAGMLGLTYFFFLCKVKPPIRELERMIWIFAFVYILLWLYGMSKAPQLVFGFDSDRELDDSRGIFRLIIIGKSFIIAAFFLSLNKFSFLKKKKYLILVIFFFVFIVLQVVRQVILFSFLVGLYYILRNNKKMWLYLALAFMVLYFSPQIIKISDDSVLGKLIALSENQAENQRSGDENIRIQEYKFFFNDYSKNILTTFFGNGMPHANSSYGYSNERIKKMKRYFMSDVGYAQMFVVTGILGLFLYFLLFGKVFFQSVSEEFMFAKLFIIYQIPANIAASWYSTADNIIMICICIYILNTIYSRNYLLNRNDKSYEIYNSNTSI, encoded by the coding sequence GTAAAGTGAAGCCTCCAATAAGAGAATTAGAACGCATGATATGGATATTTGCCTTTGTTTATATTCTATTATGGTTGTATGGCATGAGTAAGGCACCTCAGCTCGTTTTTGGTTTCGACTCAGATAGAGAACTTGATGATTCTAGAGGTATTTTTCGATTGATTATTATAGGTAAATCCTTTATTATTGCTGCCTTTTTCTTATCATTAAATAAATTTTCGTTTTTGAAAAAGAAGAAATATTTAATTCTTGTCATCTTCTTTTTTGTTTTTATAGTATTGCAAGTTGTTAGACAGGTTATTCTTTTTTCTTTTCTTGTTGGCTTGTATTATATACTTAGGAATAATAAAAAAATGTGGTTATATCTTGCATTAGCTTTTATGGTGTTGTATTTTTCTCCACAAATAATAAAGATTAGTGATGATAGTGTTTTGGGTAAGCTTATAGCCCTCTCTGAAAATCAAGCTGAAAATCAGCGCTCTGGAGATGAAAATATACGTATACAAGAATATAAATTCTTTTTTAATGATTATTCTAAGAATATATTAACAACTTTTTTTGGGAATGGTATGCCTCATGCAAATAGTTCTTATGGATATTCTAATGAACGTATTAAAAAAATGAAACGATATTTTATGAGCGATGTAGGATATGCTCAAATGTTTGTAGTTACTGGAATATTAGGTCTATTCCTTTATTTCTTATTGTTTGGAAAAGTATTTTTTCAATCTGTCTCAGAAGAATTTATGTTTGCTAAGTTATTTATTATATATCAGATACCTGCCAATATTGCTGCATCGTGGTATTCTACAGCAGATAATATAATTATGATTTGCATCTGTATTTATATTCTAAATACTATCTATAGTCGAAATTATTTATTAAATAGAAATGATAAGAGCTATGAAATATACAATAGCAATACCAGCATATAA